GAGGCAATTCGCAATGTCTCGAATAAACTCACGGAAGCGGATCAATCGGGTCTGCAAAATGCTCAAGGAATGAATCACATGACGGAAGAAGATATGAACGACGTCGAAATGGCAAGTATTGCGGAAGACGAGTTGCTTACGGAGAAATTTAGCGTTTTGGGAACGTCAACGGGCAAAATTAGCGGaaggaaaaaagttactttggagaattttgagtttttaaaagttttgggAAAAGGCACGTTTGGCAAGGTTATTTTGTGTCGCGAGAAAACGACGTCAACGTTGTATGCGATCAAGATTTTGAAGAAAGATGTCATTATTCAGAAGGATGAAGTCGCACATACGATGGCGGAGAAACGGGTTTTGCAACGGAATAATCATCCTTTTTTGATTGTAAgtcgattttttgaaaatttcttaatttaaatttttttaattcaatttttttttgaaaatttttatttaattcttaaaatttttaatattaaaattttttttttttttgagaaaaatttttaaaaaaaaaattatttttatagacatttttttgaatttctttttttactttttaaaattcttttttttttgaaaatttttatttagtaaaaatttaaaaaaagttaaaaattttatttatgaaattttaaaactttattgaaaaaaaattaaaaaaaaaaattatcataaaaattaaattttgtttaaattttttaaacgtcaattttttttaaatttttttaatttaaaaaaaaaattattttttattagtttttttttaattttttttatctgttaatttttatcaaattatttttcagtttttaaatttattaaaatttctttttttttatttttttcctttttttttgaaaatatttttatacaattcttaaaattaaaaaaataaatatttcaatttttttgaaaattctaaaaaattaaaaattatatagaaaaaattaaatttataaaaatttttttaaatttttttttcttgaaatttactaatttttttaagaaattaaaaaaaattaaagatttttaaaaattttatttatttgaagaaaaattttctaaaaattatttttaaaaaaaattttaattaaaaaaaaattaaattaattttttaaaaatttttaaaaattaaaaaaaaattttcaaaaaaaaaaaaaaaaaaaaaaaattaattttttttaaaaaattttaaacctcattgaagaaaaattctgaaaaattatgaaaaaactaaaaattaaattaatttttttctccttttttttcagtccATGAAATATGCATTTCAAACAGCCGATCGCCTGTGCTTCGTCATGCAATACGTCAACGGCGGCGAACTCTTCTTTCACCTATCGCGCGATCGCGTCTTTACCGAAGAACGCACCCGCTTCTACGGAGCCGAAATTATCTCCGCTTTGGGATACCTTCACTGCCAAAATGTCATTTATCGCGACTTGAAGCTCGAGAATTTGCTGCTCGACAAAGACGGGCACATAAAAATTGCCGATTTCGGACTTTGCAAGGAAGACATCACGTACGGGCGAACAACGAAAACTTTTTGCGGAACTCCCGAATATTTAGCGCCCGAAGTTTTGGAAGATAACGATTACGGAAGAGCTGTAGATTGGTGGGGAACGGGCGTCGTTATGTACGAAATGTTGTGTGGTCGTCTTCCGTTCTTCAATCGGGATCATGATGTGCTCTTTACGCTCATTTTGTTGGAAGAAGTCAAATTTCCGCGAAGCATTTCTTTCGAAGCGCGAAGTCTTTTGAGCGGATTGCTGATTAAACAACCGGAAAAAAGATTGGGCGGAGGTCCCGATGATTACAAGGAAATTCAACAACATCCGTTTTTCGCGAGCATCAATTGGAATGATTTGGTTCATCGACGAATTACGCCGCCTTTTAAGCCGCAAGTTGAGTCGGAAACTGACACGAGATACTTTGACACGGAATTTACGGGAGAATCTGTCGAACTTACGCCGCCCGATGAGAAAGTTGGACAACATTTGTCATCGATTCAGGAAGAACCTCATTTCTCTCAAGtaagtttttcatattttgcattggggcaaagttttagattttgcattgggacaaaattttaaattttgcattgggacaaatttttattttttttataatttttttttttacttaaaaaatcgattttaataattttttttaaatttcattaacagTTCAGTTATCAAGATGTCTCATCAACGTTAGGAACCTCGTCATATTTCGGCAGCGCAACAGGATTGACCTCGCTTCAGTAGTCGTTGTGCATAAAATTCTCAAACAAAATACCAATATATATCATAAAACTGATAACAAGACATAAACATTACATTTAAGTCGTTAGTCGCATAATtatctaaaacaaaaaaaaaaaactaaattaatctTATAAACTATTAGATGTAAGGGCCTTTTAGTGAAAATCTTCGTGTTTTGTTCCTCAGCATCTTCTTTTCTCTCACGCACTTCCTATTATAATTACGACAaaacacgacaaaaaattatccgtaAAGGCCAAAAAACTGCCTGAAGTGTCAGGATGAGCTGTGATATTAgtttactacaaaaaaaaaattatataataaataaatataacatcGATagtaaaaaggataaaaaaaatgtgggatAAAAAACTACAtcttatatattattattattacattaaaacAATCACTTTGttaagagagagagacaatttagttcaataagattttttttctgtctttgttaaaatctattttttccgATTCGAATTAAAATcactttcctttttttcatgcCTTTATAAAGAAAgtgaactaaaataaaaaaaaatatcataagcGAGGTGCTTGttgttatattatttaaaatattatcattattattatgttcagaaaaattattaagggataaaaaagaacaaaatttaaaaaaaattatatttagctGTGTAATGATACAAAAACAGGCACattatgttataaaaaatttaaaaaaaaagtcttagtttgtaaaaaaataaaataaattgtaaagtaCTTTGAtacatttaatataaaaattatgaatacaAACATTGATtaacagtaaaaaataaaaataaaaaaattatacatacagaagaatatggaaaaaatacaCTGCCTTACActcgttaataattttttattattatattgtatttatagaaaaatatcaaaaaaatattggaaaaacgattgaaaatgtcttttttttattaattattattattacaattttttaaaataataattcatatatattattaattaaattaacaaaacaaaaaataatgaaataaaaacgtATATCGAAAAGCtacaataatattaataataaaaatatggaaaaataataatttttgttgttttatttgttaaaaaaaattaatattttttaaaaatttttatttttataatgtattttcattcaaaaatgtgGATTCGATCGGTGTTTGAGAAAACGGCTCGTAtcagagcatatgtttcatggagaaaaattttagttatgaCGTGCCATAggtttttctcgaaaaaaaaaataattttttcattctttatagatttttttttattatttttttaaatttaaaaatgattttagaagttgaaaaaaatgattaatactttttttaatattttttttatatttttttttaaattttttatttcttttaatatttttttttttattaaaatttttttaaatcttttcatttaaatttttttcgaactcgtTTGATCtcgatatttttcttaattttgtcgaaaaaaataattttttacattttaaaattttatattgttataaaaaGTTATATCTTTGATAAGTTTCTGAAATTTAGGTTAAAAGTATAtctaaaacttcataaaattaaaaacattttttactcaaaataaacttttattcataaatcacGTATCTTTTTCCAACTTTTGCTTTTTACGATCTGATTCATCGTCTTCTGAACCGTCTTGTTCTTCGTTTTCATCCTCATCTGTGTTCattgagtcatttttttccgcatttttcttatctaaaaaatataattatgaagaaatttattgaaaataatcgatttttataagaaattgacTCACCTCCGTTATTACTCTTAACTTGACTATCGATAACTTTTGTCAGCAAATCATTTGTTGTCTTCATTGCTTCTTGCAAACTACTGATGAGGCTCGGAAGTGACTTATTTTCTTGCTGAGGAATCGATTTTTCGAAAGAATCGTCGCcggcatttatttttattgtgatattttgtgcgttttccatttttgaattgaattaaatttcagaaaatttcgaaatttatttaattttgttaaaaatttaacaaaaaatcttcgaaaatgataaaaaaaatttaaaatgtgtttttgttattgtttttaatatttagacaaatttGGGGTGTGTTCGGAAATATGTTTCAATTAaactcattttataaaatattattaaaaaaaatattaaaaaaataattaaaaaaaatattataaaaatattaaaaaaaaatatttaaaaaaaaatattaaaaaaatatttaaaaaaaatattaaaaaaaataaaaaaattttcaaaaaaatttgatttattttgaaaaaaaataaaaaaaaaatataaaaaaaaaaatataaaaaatcgagcctccatattttttttttttaaataaaaaaatcaacaattttgtgttaaaaatacatttatttacacaattttCCAATGTATTATAATTCTTAAaagatataataataataatattttaatatatttaataccATCTATCGCGTATAGAAAATTCTACATTCATAAATTCTCCAAAttccttgagaaaaaaatctgttctattttttatttattttatttttttattaatattatttttatttttagtaggTAATAAATATAGGagtgtaatattttatttttatatatattcgtgattttttttatttaatattaatattcgattaatcttaatatttttttaaacatttacagCTCACTTGAAGTTGCAGCGAGAAAAAACAATGAGagaataacaaatatttttaagatctaagcaaaaattctttaaaacattaaaattacagACATTTTTGGACGAAGCTTTTCCGAAAttctttgattttaatttttttttccatattgaACTCTGAAAAAGAGGTCATTGGAGTGTATATTGTCTGTTATTTTGCGGGTGAATACTTTCGTAAGACACATTTCTTCAATTGTATCAGTTGTTTTATGcttctattgatttttttgcttgattattttttaataaggatgtaaaattatacttttcaGACTAAAATTTAATCGCGTGATGCTCCAATGATGGTTAAAATGTAGATAAAGATGTTGACAATATCCAAATAGAGATTCAATGCGGCGAAAATGTATTCTTCAGGACTGATCGAGTACTTGTGTTTGCCTCCCATCATGAGTTGAGTgtctaaaaaacattttttttagtaaaatttcgttaaaaaaaatttttttttttaccatagaTCAAATAGATGGAGAACAAAATCGCTCCGAAGCATCCATAAACCATCGACATCGTTTTTCCGGGGAAAAAGATCGCTACCAGTCCAAAAAGCATCAAAATAATGACAGCAACGAACAAAACGCCGCCCATTACGGTGAAATCCCATTTCGTTTGGAACGCAAAAATCGTCAGCGAGAAACAAACGACTGCCGTAATGGCAACCGCTAACATTACTTCGTCGCCTCTGTAGACAATTGTCGTGCATCCGAGCATAAATCCTTGCGCGAGCGTAAATAATcccaaaaagatgaaatttgtCGGAGCCGTGCGTCGAACATTCGTGCAGCAAGCCATCGAAATGAGAGTTACGATCATAACAGCCAACGACACGTAGAACAGCCATTGATTCTGTCGCACCCACAAATTTGTTTTGTCGTGATACTTGAAGGTCACGATGAATCCGAGCGTCAACAAGAGCTGACACATCAAAATCGAGTAAACTTTCCGAATGAACGCTTTACGAATACTTTCATCATTAAATTCGAAGCCTTTCATGCCTTCATCGTCGCCAACGGGAGGCATTTGCGGACGAAAACCCATTCCAGCGGGCATATTTGGGAATCCGGGTTGTTGAAATCCTGGCTGAGGAAATCCAGGCTGACCTCCCGGAGGATATCCGCCTTGAGGAAAGCCTTGCGGAGGGTATCCGGGGCCTTGGGGAAATCCTTGAGGCGGATATCCGGGTTGCTGTGGCGGATATCCGGGCTGTTGCCCATAATATTGTTGATTTGGAtctgcaaaaaacaaaaaatttcagtaaatcataaaaaaaatattttttttcttcatgcaatttgttaaaaatttgttaatgtcAACACCTACTTAGATATTCGCGATCAGAATTCATGGCGAAGGaggattttttaagtatttcacaattaaaactattaaaattttagtttgaatGACGTTCTGCTCTTCAATGAAACAAGAGAAGTGATAATAAACCGTAGAAATGCGGAGAAGTTTCGTTCGTGTGACGTCACTATTTCGTTCAGATTGTACAAAATGAACGTAATTTATGAATCATACTCGTTTTAATGGTTTGTTTATTTCGGTCACAgacaaaaacaattatttttcaaatgttgactccgttttttttttctttcagaattaaaaatttcaattaatccaaaactttttaaaaccaaaaagtcaaaaataaaaaaatatatttaaaaaaatatatttaaaaaaatattaaaaaaaatattttaaaaatatattaaaaaaaatatatttaaaaaagttaaaaaatatttaaaaaaaattaaaaaaaaatttaaattattttaaacatttttaattttaatttttttttaaatatttttaattattttaattaaaattttattttttttttattttaaatttttatttattttttttttaaatttttattttaaaaaaattgcaaaaataattttaaaaaatttattaaaaaaattttttttaattacgaaaaaaaaattattttaaatatttaattttaattattttcatatttttaatttttttatattgaaattaaatagttttttatttttttttttaaagtatttctttttttttttttttttgaatcaatttttatttttttattttttttaaattttttaattttaaaaaatttattttttttttttttaatattattttttaaatattttttttaaattttttatttatttttaataataaaaaaatcaattaatccaaaccaagctcacgtttttcgtttgttaataaagttttttttactaaaaagacTCCCGAGAGAGGCGTTATTTGGCTTGTCATGCAAAATatctctaaaaattcaaaaaatcaacatctACAGGGAATTATTACTCATTAGATAGGGGATTAATGTGTTAGAAATAGcaataaaaactcataaaactaacttttagttggttaaaaattacaaaaaaacccAAGATATCAACTCAACAAAACCAAAAGGGCTTTCTAAACGAACCTTGATAACCTTGATACGGTTGATtccacattttatttatatattttttactttttttctttaaatttctttctaaTGGTCTTCTCTAACAAGCTGGAACATACATTTTACATTGAAATAAGGAAAATTGCGAACAAAAATCTCACTTACCGTACATTGAATTCCTTGTTTTCCCGAATTTGTTGCTtcaaaaaagctgaaaataagaaaaattttcggttAATTAGTTGAAGAAACTTCCAGATGTTCTTTGACGATGccgaaaatcgaaattttgcacgaaaaatcgagcaaaaagtaattttccccGTTTCTCGAAAAGTGTCAAGGCgaaatgaaaggaaaattgtcgtgtgatgatgatgaaattgcATACgatattgaaaaatcaatattgtTACTAATTGTTCCCGAAAGAAATTCCTTCAGACAAATTTTTGGCGGCAATTTCATGCAGGTTTTTGACCTACCTCAATATTTGTCGCTGATTAGTTATCAATTTCGTGATTTATTGAATAACTTCTTATCTTTCGCTTTGGcgtatttacgttttttttcacacggtaattttttacgatgatTGTTTTTGTCAGAATGAAGAAGTGACGTCATAAATTCGGgacctaatgcaaattttcgatAAGTTTCGATTGTTTCTTGGGTCAaaagttgaattagcaagtaaaaaagccattttttgttttgatttctgcatttttgatgtaatttttgacttgaaacgATGTCGAACGGCGGATCGCATCGACATAAAAGCGAGCGAAGCGAAAGTTTTCGCGGCAGCAAGGAAAAGAAACGTTCCATTGAGATAGGGAAACAAGCGGCGGAAGCTTCGAGAGGTgcgtttaacatttttctcgtctcgatgagatttttaatggtttttgattgattttcagGTCTTTTCTCGCCGGAAGATTGGAATTGCACGAAATGCGGCAACGTAAATTGGGCACGGCGACAAACGTGCAACATGTGTAACCAACCGAAGCATAACGATTTGGAGGAAAGAACAGgtttaagcgaaaaaaatacattttaaggTCCTTTTTTCATCCGAAAATTTTCTGCGCAGGTTATGGCGGCGGATACAACGATCGTGGGGTAGTCGAGTACAAGGAACGACAAGAATCTGACGACGAATTCGACGAGTTGGGTCGAAAACGGAAGAAAGTCAGGAGCAATAATGGAGATACGCCGCGAAAAAAGGACGAAGAAGTCGAGGAGGAGGAAGATGAGGAAGAAGATGACGACGGAGACATTTCTAAATACaaactttttgatgatgacgaaGACGAACCGTCTCCCAAAAAGGATCCATCGCCCAAGGAAAAGGCAAGACGACGCAGTTCTTCCAACTCTTCGTCAACAGACAGCTCCAGTTCATCGAGTTCCTCGAGTTCAGATAGTCATTCATCAGGttatcgacgacgacgtcgctCCCGTAGTCGCAGTCGAGACAGATCTCGCCATCACAGAACCCGAAGTCGTTCGAGATCTCGTGACAGAAAACGTGACAGAAGCAATTCTCGATCCAATGGAAGCGATAAACGACGAAAacgttgaattaaaaatgtcgaaaaatagGAAAGTTgagaataaaaatacaaaaacttacctcattcaaaaaaaaaaaaatcttgtacaagaaacttgcatggaaaatgtgaaaatgagagaaaaatggGTAGAGTAGAAACAGAAGCAATTCACGTAGGTAGAGATTAATGTGCGAAGGTAAGAAGGAAAAATCCCGATAAAGTACAATTAATTACTtgagaaaaagttttcgagatattttatacaaaggggattttctttaattttactttttgaaagtTTGAGGCTTTTGCCAATATGTCTATGGCTAAGCGaaggatgaaaaataattacagaGAGAGATGCTGCTGCTCAATTCTTAATCTAAATTAGATTGTTACCTGTTTAATTTTACTTCTTCCATGATGATTTATTATAATTCCTCGTTGCAGAGAAAATATCAAGTACTTTGGGAGTTTTAATCGATCAAGAcatgaattttcaagaaaataacGATGAGAAACAAATGATGGATTAATGGAGATACAAAActgaaattatataaatttcgtttttggctcaattttgattttgaacaaCGAAActgatttgaatgaattacaaaaattacaaaaaacaagGCGTTGAGATTGTtcagaaatacaaaaaatagtgaatctaaaattataaatttagctttttttctgattattttttaccaaatataTCTCGAATCAATATTATGAGCAATATACAGagtgttttcaaaaattttcaaattaagctttaatttttttttgtacaaaaagattattttttgaataacgaaaaaaaaatatttttaatattttatcttaattattttcatatttttaataaaatgatttaaaatattttttttttatttttttaaaaatggaaaaaaattaatttagttaatagaaaattaattttaatttttttttttaattttaaaaaattttcaaaaagattattttttgaatttctaaaaaaaaatatttttaatattttatcttaattattttcatattttaaatcaaaatttaaaattaaattgaaattaaaatatttatttttattttggaaaaaatattttttttaatttcttattattttttaatcatttttttatttttttcaattttttttttaattattttgaaaatttatttttttttttattaattgttgaaatttttattatttaattttttttttgaaaacactCTGTACGTACAtatgttacgaaaaaaaaaattttttttcttaaaaaaaattacaaaatattttttacaattcaatTCAGggattcagtaaaaaaaaacacaaaattttcttttaaatatgtcTTCATCATTACTAAAAGTAGTTAGttctttattgtttattatcagtttttgttcaatttttcaagttttttgaaggttttttttctaaagttaaGTAAGGATCAATCTCATTCAATAAGTAACAGTTCAGGTGATTGATTTCtcgttaaaaatcaaaaaagttaaaatataaatggaaattttgctCAACTATTCTAACATCATAAGTTGTTctggtttttctttttttttatcatatcaaGGATAGCAcgcgatttatttttacatttatttggtaactttttgcaataaatatatagttttgttttttttctgtttacaataataattaatattaattaaaagttcagATAgaaagcttattttttttcaaacatttctcAACAAGATAACTAAAATTCTGCCAgatttccaacaatttttcttctgaattaggaaaatttttattctatatttacaaattttctttgtgtgtcaaaaattaaagttgaagtACAAAAGTGTGTTTATGGGAGAAAGAATTTGGGGTATTGCAGACACAGcttttttttgactatttgtgattttttttacgtttaattattttttttcagattgtatattcactttaaatattttttttttgtgtttttcgacTAAAAATGGCGACGCCattcaacttaattttatctGCGACCTTTGTATGCTCCGTTCGAATTGCGTCCCATGAATTCAGGCCATTGTTGTTTGCCAACCGGATTGAGTTcagaacatttttctttcgctGGATCGAGATTTTCCGTGCATTTGCATGTGATGCGAATACGAGTGATGACgatttctgtcaaaaaattaaaattaaaataattttttttggaaaaattgaaaatttacctGTTTGGAATCTCTGATATGGCGGTTGAAGGAAAGGAATTCTCTTACTTAGGCACTGCTTGAAGAATTTTCGTTCGAGTCTTCGGAGCTCTGAATCAGCATAAGCTGTTAAAAgtccatttttattaaaatttttcttaaaaaagttaaaaaaaattcttacatctGAATCCTTGCATCTTTTCCTCGACACACGCGACATCTTCCTTCAACAGCAACGGCGGATATTTTTCCGATTCGCGCACATTTATCACAAACACGTAATCGATCGAATCTTTGCTGCCATTCAAGTTTGCGAGTAAAACACCTGTTGAAGCAATCGCCGGCAAGACATCAGAATTATCGAAAGTTTTCATCTTTGGAGCTTCTTCTGCCGATTGTCGCTTGAATCGGTAAGCTTCGTATTCTTCCTTTTCCAATTCGAGATCCCACAGCGATTCAGGACGTAATTTTC
The sequence above is drawn from the Culicoides brevitarsis isolate CSIRO-B50_1 chromosome 1, AGI_CSIRO_Cbre_v1, whole genome shotgun sequence genome and encodes:
- the LOC134830839 gene encoding RAC serine/threonine-protein kinase-like, with the translated sequence MSSPEIFTMPETSQPSVVVKEGWLYKRGEHIKNWRARYFILKSDGCLIGYKTQPAASMQAEPTNNFTVKDCQIMSMDRPKPYTFIIRGLQWTTVIERMFHVESEKERLGWVEAIRNVSNKLTEADQSGLQNAQGMNHMTEEDMNDVEMASIAEDELLTEKFSVLGTSTGKISGRKKVTLENFEFLKVLGKGTFGKVILCREKTTSTLYAIKILKKDVIIQKDEVAHTMAEKRVLQRNNHPFLISMKYAFQTADRLCFVMQYVNGGELFFHLSRDRVFTEERTRFYGAEIISALGYLHCQNVIYRDLKLENLLLDKDGHIKIADFGLCKEDITYGRTTKTFCGTPEYLAPEVLEDNDYGRAVDWWGTGVVMYEMLCGRLPFFNRDHDVLFTLILLEEVKFPRSISFEARSLLSGLLIKQPEKRLGGGPDDYKEIQQHPFFASINWNDLVHRRITPPFKPQVESETDTRYFDTEFTGESVELTPPDEKVGQHLSSIQEEPHFSQFSYQDVSSTLGTSSYFGSATGLTSLQ
- the LOC134827318 gene encoding uncharacterized protein LOC134827318; the protein is MENAQNITIKINAGDDSFEKSIPQQENKSLPSLISSLQEAMKTTNDLLTKVIDSQVKSNNGDKKNAEKNDSMNTDEDENEEQDGSEDDESDRKKQKLEKDT
- the LOC134828142 gene encoding protein lifeguard 1-like isoform X1 produces the protein MWNQPYQGYQDPNQQYYGQQPGYPPQQPGYPPQGFPQGPGYPPQGFPQGGYPPGGQPGFPQPGFQQPGFPNMPAGMGFRPQMPPVGDDEGMKGFEFNDESIRKAFIRKVYSILMCQLLLTLGFIVTFKYHDKTNLWVRQNQWLFYVSLAVMIVTLISMACCTNVRRTAPTNFIFLGLFTLAQGFMLGCTTIVYRGDEVMLAVAITAVVCFSLTIFAFQTKWDFTVMGGVLFVAVIILMLFGLVAIFFPGKTMSMVYGCFGAILFSIYLIYDTQLMMGGKHKYSISPEEYIFAALNLYLDIVNIFIYILTIIGASRD
- the LOC134828142 gene encoding protein lifeguard 1-like isoform X2; this translates as MNSDREYLNPNQQYYGQQPGYPPQQPGYPPQGFPQGPGYPPQGFPQGGYPPGGQPGFPQPGFQQPGFPNMPAGMGFRPQMPPVGDDEGMKGFEFNDESIRKAFIRKVYSILMCQLLLTLGFIVTFKYHDKTNLWVRQNQWLFYVSLAVMIVTLISMACCTNVRRTAPTNFIFLGLFTLAQGFMLGCTTIVYRGDEVMLAVAITAVVCFSLTIFAFQTKWDFTVMGGVLFVAVIILMLFGLVAIFFPGKTMSMVYGCFGAILFSIYLIYDTQLMMGGKHKYSISPEEYIFAALNLYLDIVNIFIYILTIIGASRD
- the LOC134828142 gene encoding protein lifeguard 1-like isoform X3; translation: MYDPNQQYYGQQPGYPPQQPGYPPQGFPQGPGYPPQGFPQGGYPPGGQPGFPQPGFQQPGFPNMPAGMGFRPQMPPVGDDEGMKGFEFNDESIRKAFIRKVYSILMCQLLLTLGFIVTFKYHDKTNLWVRQNQWLFYVSLAVMIVTLISMACCTNVRRTAPTNFIFLGLFTLAQGFMLGCTTIVYRGDEVMLAVAITAVVCFSLTIFAFQTKWDFTVMGGVLFVAVIILMLFGLVAIFFPGKTMSMVYGCFGAILFSIYLIYDTQLMMGGKHKYSISPEEYIFAALNLYLDIVNIFIYILTIIGASRD
- the LOC134838255 gene encoding zinc finger Ran-binding domain-containing protein 2-like; the protein is MSNGGSHRHKSERSESFRGSKEKKRSIEIGKQAAEASRGLFSPEDWNCTKCGNVNWARRQTCNMCNQPKHNDLEERTGYGGGYNDRGVVEYKERQESDDEFDELGRKRKKVRSNNGDTPRKKDEEVEEEEDEEEDDDGDISKYKLFDDDEDEPSPKKDPSPKEKARRRSSSNSSSTDSSSSSSSSSSDSHSSGYRRRRRSRSRSRDRSRHHRTRSRSRSRDRKRDRSNSRSNGSDKRRKR